A genome region from Desulfobotulus pelophilus includes the following:
- a CDS encoding GspE/PulE family protein: MKRKRLGEMLVEEGLITEGRLEEIFDAQRRSGQKLGEYLVREGLVKEEDIIGAVSRQLGIQRYAPGLFPVETSLADCLPVNQAMKYQAVPLARRGSVLAMALRDPTDIYVLDALEVFTNHELEVVICTEQEFNQLVAAVYGASSGLVGALEEIREDAGGDGEEKDETGAGSRDLDVSSLQAMASDVPVIKLVNTLLSQAVRERASDVHISPEKDHVQVRFRVDGKLFEVPAPPRRLFLPMVSRLKVLAGLDIAVSRIPQDGRFTIRMAQKEINIRVSSLPTIYGENLVLRILDTSAGVQSLENLGMDAGVQEKIRAVIRKPYGMILAAGPTGSGKSTSLYAMLKEINRPDINIVTLEDPVEFRVDKIRQVQLNRKAGMTFASGLRSILRQDPDVVMVGEIRDSETASIAVQAGLTGHRVFSTVHTNDAAGAITRFLDMGVEPFLVSSVMLATIAQRLVRRICPDCRESYVPADSVLERWGLMACRGREFVRGRGCTTCMQTGYLGRMGLYEVLVNDERVQEMILQHKSAKEIARILQERGDLKTLKQDAVEKVLAGNTTFEEAASAVMV; the protein is encoded by the coding sequence GAGAGATGCTGGTGGAGGAAGGGCTTATCACCGAAGGGCGTCTGGAGGAAATTTTTGACGCTCAGCGCCGATCCGGTCAGAAACTTGGTGAATATCTTGTCCGGGAGGGGCTGGTTAAGGAAGAAGACATCATTGGAGCCGTTTCCAGGCAGCTGGGGATTCAGCGGTATGCGCCGGGTCTTTTTCCGGTGGAAACCAGCCTTGCCGACTGCCTGCCCGTGAATCAGGCCATGAAATATCAGGCCGTTCCCCTTGCACGCAGGGGTTCCGTGCTGGCTATGGCCCTCCGGGACCCAACGGATATTTATGTGCTGGATGCTCTGGAAGTGTTTACCAACCATGAGCTGGAAGTGGTGATCTGCACGGAACAGGAGTTCAATCAGCTGGTGGCTGCTGTGTACGGTGCCAGCTCCGGTCTGGTAGGGGCTCTGGAAGAGATTCGGGAGGATGCCGGGGGAGATGGTGAGGAAAAAGATGAAACCGGTGCGGGCAGCCGGGATCTGGATGTCAGCTCCCTGCAGGCCATGGCTTCGGATGTTCCTGTTATTAAACTGGTGAATACCCTTTTGTCTCAGGCTGTCCGGGAGCGGGCCAGCGATGTGCACATCAGCCCGGAAAAGGATCATGTGCAGGTCCGTTTTCGTGTGGATGGCAAGCTGTTTGAAGTACCGGCACCACCCCGGCGGCTTTTTCTGCCCATGGTTTCCCGTCTCAAGGTACTGGCAGGGCTGGATATTGCCGTTTCCCGTATTCCTCAGGATGGCCGTTTTACCATACGGATGGCACAGAAGGAAATCAACATCCGGGTATCCAGTCTTCCGACCATTTATGGCGAAAATCTGGTGCTTCGAATTCTGGATACATCCGCCGGGGTGCAGTCCCTTGAAAATCTTGGCATGGATGCAGGCGTTCAGGAAAAAATCCGGGCTGTGATCCGTAAGCCCTATGGCATGATACTGGCCGCAGGGCCGACGGGGAGTGGTAAAAGCACCAGTCTGTATGCCATGCTCAAAGAGATCAACCGTCCGGATATTAATATTGTCACCCTGGAGGATCCTGTGGAGTTCCGAGTGGATAAAATCCGTCAGGTGCAGTTGAACCGCAAGGCAGGCATGACCTTTGCCAGCGGCCTTCGTTCCATTCTCCGCCAGGATCCGGATGTGGTGATGGTGGGGGAAATCCGGGACAGTGAGACCGCATCCATTGCCGTACAGGCAGGCCTTACGGGGCATAGAGTTTTCAGCACCGTGCATACCAATGATGCCGCCGGTGCCATTACCCGCTTTCTGGATATGGGTGTGGAGCCTTTCCTTGTTTCTTCGGTCATGCTGGCAACCATTGCCCAGCGTCTGGTCAGGCGTATCTGTCCTGATTGCCGTGAATCCTATGTTCCCGCAGACAGTGTGCTGGAACGATGGGGGCTGATGGCCTGCAGGGGAAGGGAATTTGTGCGGGGCAGGGGCTGCACCACCTGTATGCAGACCGGGTATCTTGGGCGCATGGGGCTGTATGAGGTGCTGGTCAATGATGAGCGGGTGCAGGAAATGATTCTGCAGCATAAGTCGGCCAAGGAAATTGCAAGAATTCTTCAGGAAAGGGGTGATCTGAAAACCCTGAAGCAGGATGCTGTGGAAAAGGTGCTGGCCGGTAACACTACCTTTGAAGAGGCCGCTTCTGCGGTAATGGTGTAG
- a CDS encoding type II secretion system F family protein yields the protein MAHYAYRALDVTGKKVKGVLDAESTEAAERMLLDRELVPLEIRTYSAGAFDTSALLSRFTSVKTEELILFTKQFRTLLRAGVGILRILEVLERQTENAKLRSILADMGEDIREGASLYDAFRQHPSTFSPLYGSMIRAGEQSGSLPQVLERLTYIIEHEHKVRSDIKSALQYPIIVTVFLVVAFFVLLTFVIPQFVSIFQKTGIELPLPTKLALGLYAFLEAFWPLLLVTMAGSVMGLAFWFRTERGRLLRDRFLLRLPLFGNLFAKAAMSRFASIFSILQSSGIPVLQTLNILSGAIGNAAVAYEFDQIGEKLNEGKGIAGPLSEARYFTPMVVNMVAIGEESGNLEEMMQEVAVHYDDEVGYATKQLSDAVGPLLTVGLAVVVGFFAAAIFLPMWDLTQMVK from the coding sequence ATGGCGCATTATGCATACAGGGCTCTGGATGTAACAGGGAAAAAAGTAAAGGGTGTGCTGGATGCGGAAAGTACGGAAGCAGCCGAACGCATGCTTCTTGACAGGGAGCTTGTTCCCCTTGAGATCCGAACGTACAGTGCCGGTGCTTTTGATACCAGTGCTCTTCTGTCCCGTTTTACATCCGTAAAAACAGAAGAGCTGATCCTGTTCACCAAGCAGTTCCGCACCCTTTTGCGGGCAGGCGTTGGGATTCTGCGGATTCTGGAGGTTTTGGAACGGCAGACCGAAAACGCAAAGCTGCGCTCCATACTGGCGGATATGGGAGAAGATATCCGGGAAGGAGCCAGTCTTTATGATGCTTTCCGCCAGCACCCCTCAACATTTTCTCCCCTGTACGGCAGCATGATCCGGGCAGGGGAGCAGAGCGGAAGTCTTCCTCAGGTTCTGGAGCGACTCACCTATATTATCGAACATGAGCACAAGGTGCGCTCCGATATCAAAAGTGCTCTTCAGTATCCCATCATCGTCACGGTTTTTCTTGTGGTCGCTTTTTTTGTGCTGTTAACATTTGTTATCCCGCAGTTTGTATCTATTTTTCAGAAGACCGGCATAGAGCTGCCCCTGCCCACAAAGCTTGCACTGGGTCTGTACGCTTTTCTTGAGGCTTTCTGGCCCCTGCTGCTGGTGACGATGGCAGGCTCCGTGATGGGGCTGGCTTTCTGGTTCCGTACAGAAAGGGGGCGGCTGCTCCGGGATCGTTTTCTTCTGAGGCTTCCCCTTTTCGGCAACCTGTTTGCCAAGGCAGCCATGTCCCGCTTTGCCAGTATTTTTTCCATTCTGCAGTCCAGTGGTATTCCCGTACTCCAGACACTCAACATTCTTTCCGGTGCCATCGGCAATGCAGCCGTTGCCTATGAGTTTGATCAGATAGGGGAGAAGCTCAATGAGGGTAAGGGAATTGCAGGACCTTTGAGCGAGGCCCGCTATTTCACGCCCATGGTGGTGAATATGGTGGCCATCGGCGAAGAATCCGGTAATCTGGAAGAAATGATGCAGGAAGTGGCCGTTCATTATGATGATGAAGTGGGCTATGCCACCAAGCAGCTTTCCGATGCCGTAGGCCCGCTTCTTACCGTGGGACTGGCCGTTGTGGTGGGTTTTTTTGCCGCTGCCATCTTCCTTCCCATGTGGGATCTCACACAGATGGTGAAATGA
- a CDS encoding prepilin-type N-terminal cleavage/methylation domain-containing protein, with the protein MKNVKGVNVKNVKGVRPLLLKKGSDPFYGQAGFTMIEIIAVLVIVGILAAVAASRMMDTRSVEESARVDAIKAHLRYAQARAMGEGRPWGVHVTADSYYLFRGTNESGNEVLFPGENSLMVQAGSGFFSGTPLTVTFDAYGSPGDNTLTLVTSGGAITITRNTGYIP; encoded by the coding sequence ATGAAAAACGTAAAAGGGGTAAACGTAAAAAACGTAAAAGGGGTCAGACCCCTTTTACTTAAAAAGGGGTCTGACCCCTTTTACGGGCAGGCAGGCTTCACCATGATTGAGATCATTGCCGTACTGGTGATTGTGGGGATACTGGCGGCGGTGGCGGCAAGCCGTATGATGGATACCCGGTCTGTGGAGGAAAGTGCCCGTGTGGATGCCATCAAAGCCCATCTCCGATATGCCCAGGCCAGAGCTATGGGGGAGGGCAGGCCATGGGGGGTGCATGTTACGGCAGACAGCTATTATCTTTTCAGAGGTACGAATGAAAGCGGCAATGAGGTGCTCTTTCCGGGTGAAAACTCCCTTATGGTGCAGGCAGGTTCGGGCTTTTTTTCCGGAACACCCCTGACAGTTACTTTTGATGCCTACGGCAGTCCCGGAGACAATACCCTTACCCTTGTAACATCGGGGGGGGCCATCACCATTACCCGCAATACGGGGTATATCCCATGA
- a CDS encoding type II secretion system protein — protein sequence MRMIKRALLPFHKEGFTLIEVIVSLILVSIVGTMLVTFMGTAVTRSADPLLNVQHGHYLNQIMENITADYKILMTENTEPLTELQNRIDSNQYSVEEHPYAVIENKRIRFDKNAETEDSGGKVLKVTLSYRGLTLTALFTE from the coding sequence ATGAGAATGATAAAAAGGGCGCTGCTCCCTTTTCATAAAGAAGGTTTTACCCTCATTGAGGTGATCGTATCCCTCATTCTTGTGTCCATTGTGGGAACCATGCTGGTGACCTTCATGGGTACCGCCGTGACCCGGAGTGCAGACCCTCTTCTGAATGTGCAGCATGGGCATTACCTTAATCAAATTATGGAAAATATCACTGCGGATTATAAAATATTGATGACCGAAAATACGGAACCTCTTACGGAGCTTCAGAATAGAATCGATTCTAATCAATACAGTGTTGAGGAACATCCTTATGCGGTGATTGAAAACAAGCGGATTCGTTTTGATAAAAATGCAGAAACGGAAGATAGCGGCGGGAAAGTGTTGAAGGTTACGTTGTCATACAGGGGGCTTACGCTTACTGCTTTGTTCACGGAATAG
- a CDS encoding PulJ/GspJ family protein → MMLLLLQKNDSKKLSFSNGFTLVEVIVSLVLLSILVSVAGLGLVRVVEGYAFSRENAEMTQKAQLAMGRMTREIVELLRIEHVTASSVVLENREGLRSFGLHENSIRLALGSNDFQNGDLLLEGVDGLKFSMHSGSKKWEDGDPVETLSMVDIELRLNRSDGTVMTFMGRAAPRNNKNIGGASPTTPPPTAPSYGLCMISVLAENTASVERLWQMAWAVITGLILCMVLFIKGFYSQKHGGFSQERGSILIGLVVTLVVISVLTAAVVPMFTVSTMNQVVADQGRKAFFLAESGFRYAASEFLNAGEEKARLAVLDDMHGQTYTLADNRGAFSLSFEPYWFKTTGTQVNSNTISVKVHGNVPVELTAENLSQGRIVVGSTMHTYTGGSGGASILTFTGLIPPLTASAGTDVRLSSRVSSAQNMARNGNLSLSTGDSWGFPELNGNFTLKGSGVAGITETTVFNYEQRVGNTLRRVTMSDPLEDARWNSSLSIDSAANVVLEPYLRVRSTGIAGGAQREVTYSVPVGWIAGGGDEFKQEIFHDRFDSLGAWFAGRDQMLGSHGLSDGALKVNAVVDPTTTGIGLVDWIAGLFGWGNDGRWAAVVFNWSNLNTNLAQSWMDHRGALRYDLQAKVKNNEPYFMAGLGFRMRNNFDGSDLHTYGVSFLRQRETRSRGRILGVYTSWSEWGFDDDIHPGLRPFALGSHVSSGETIQSAGWLLGEQIQARYSLPALLFWQRTGPSTGTGSFQRIAHRDISGDGVTVGTGTALRLKEWSSIMVRVQEGWELTFDQGRANLAGRHLKVGDRIQNYDGSKTARVMSMPVLGGGGWGGGSAAHGSLLLAQMEGGDFTANEKIYLKGDTSHAQIRTLSQGASKVNWVMAYVSDNKNTPELGDGSQSNVFRRGNPRNQANWPPDDWTDRAAGNDYFTLVKWAGVPGGGATFVPSAVGSELKKAVIRTSALLSPVWTEKSTATDFVTGNGDHVSLITSSSAGTSTYYDDFAIQLDQKAGTGFLPPVQQ, encoded by the coding sequence ATGATGCTTTTACTTCTTCAGAAAAATGACAGTAAAAAGCTGTCCTTTTCCAATGGTTTTACCCTGGTAGAAGTGATTGTAAGCTTGGTGCTTCTGTCCATTCTTGTGTCTGTGGCGGGCTTGGGCCTGGTGCGGGTCGTGGAAGGATACGCCTTTTCAAGGGAAAATGCTGAGATGACCCAAAAGGCCCAGTTGGCCATGGGGCGTATGACACGAGAAATTGTGGAATTGCTTCGTATCGAGCATGTAACTGCTTCCTCTGTAGTTTTGGAAAATCGGGAGGGGCTGCGAAGCTTTGGTTTGCATGAAAACAGTATCAGGCTTGCTCTGGGCAGTAATGATTTTCAGAATGGAGACCTTCTTTTGGAGGGTGTCGATGGTTTGAAGTTTTCCATGCATTCTGGCAGTAAAAAATGGGAGGATGGAGACCCTGTAGAAACTCTTTCTATGGTGGATATAGAGCTTCGTTTGAATCGTTCGGATGGTACGGTAATGACTTTTATGGGCAGAGCTGCGCCCAGAAATAATAAAAATATCGGCGGTGCTTCTCCGACAACGCCGCCTCCTACGGCCCCCAGTTACGGCCTTTGCATGATTTCTGTTCTTGCAGAAAATACGGCCTCTGTGGAAAGGCTCTGGCAAATGGCTTGGGCTGTGATTACAGGCCTGATTCTTTGTATGGTACTGTTCATCAAAGGCTTTTATTCTCAGAAACATGGTGGTTTTTCGCAGGAAAGAGGTAGTATTCTCATTGGTCTTGTGGTCACCTTAGTGGTCATATCCGTCCTTACCGCTGCGGTAGTGCCCATGTTTACAGTTTCTACAATGAATCAGGTCGTGGCTGATCAGGGAAGGAAGGCTTTTTTTCTTGCAGAATCCGGTTTCCGTTATGCTGCCAGTGAGTTCCTCAATGCAGGTGAAGAGAAGGCACGGCTGGCTGTGCTTGATGATATGCATGGTCAGACCTATACGCTGGCTGATAACAGGGGTGCGTTTTCTCTGTCCTTTGAACCCTACTGGTTTAAAACCACTGGAACGCAAGTTAACTCTAATACGATCAGCGTAAAGGTGCATGGGAATGTTCCTGTGGAACTTACGGCGGAGAATTTGTCTCAAGGTCGTATTGTTGTGGGCAGTACGATGCATACCTATACCGGAGGCAGTGGCGGTGCCAGTATTTTGACTTTTACGGGACTTATCCCTCCATTGACGGCCAGTGCCGGAACGGATGTGCGCCTTTCCAGCCGAGTTTCGAGTGCTCAGAATATGGCGCGAAACGGCAATTTGAGCCTGAGTACGGGTGATTCATGGGGTTTTCCTGAGCTGAATGGAAATTTTACTCTGAAAGGTTCGGGCGTTGCCGGAATCACGGAGACAACGGTGTTTAATTATGAACAGCGGGTGGGCAATACCCTGCGTCGGGTTACTATGTCTGATCCTTTGGAAGACGCGAGGTGGAACAGCAGTCTCAGTATAGATTCTGCTGCCAATGTGGTCCTGGAACCCTATCTCCGGGTACGTTCCACCGGTATTGCCGGTGGTGCCCAGCGTGAGGTGACTTACAGTGTGCCCGTTGGCTGGATTGCCGGTGGTGGAGATGAGTTCAAGCAGGAAATTTTTCATGACAGATTTGATTCTCTTGGGGCCTGGTTTGCGGGCAGAGATCAGATGCTGGGTAGTCATGGGTTGTCTGATGGGGCTTTAAAAGTGAATGCAGTGGTTGATCCCACCACAACGGGTATCGGCCTGGTGGATTGGATCGCAGGGTTATTTGGATGGGGCAATGACGGCCGCTGGGCTGCTGTTGTTTTTAATTGGAGCAATTTGAATACTAATCTGGCCCAATCCTGGATGGATCACAGAGGGGCTTTACGCTATGATCTTCAGGCAAAGGTAAAGAATAACGAGCCCTATTTTATGGCAGGGCTGGGTTTTAGGATGCGTAATAATTTTGATGGCTCGGATTTACATACTTATGGGGTTTCATTTTTACGCCAGCGTGAAACCCGTTCCCGTGGCCGAATATTAGGAGTTTATACTTCTTGGAGTGAATGGGGTTTTGATGATGATATCCACCCTGGATTGCGTCCTTTTGCTTTGGGTAGTCATGTCTCTTCAGGAGAAACCATACAGTCTGCCGGATGGCTTTTAGGAGAACAGATTCAAGCTCGTTACAGCCTTCCGGCGTTGCTTTTCTGGCAGAGGACAGGCCCATCCACAGGTACGGGTAGTTTTCAGCGCATTGCCCACAGAGACATTAGCGGTGATGGTGTGACAGTGGGGACAGGTACGGCGCTGCGTCTCAAAGAATGGTCATCCATCATGGTGAGAGTACAGGAGGGCTGGGAGCTGACCTTTGATCAGGGCAGGGCCAATCTGGCTGGACGGCACCTCAAGGTTGGCGATAGGATTCAGAATTATGATGGAAGTAAAACCGCCCGTGTTATGAGTATGCCAGTGCTTGGGGGAGGGGGGTGGGGAGGAGGATCTGCGGCTCATGGCTCTCTGCTTCTTGCCCAGATGGAGGGGGGAGACTTTACAGCAAACGAAAAAATTTATCTGAAAGGCGACACCAGTCATGCCCAGATCAGAACCTTATCTCAGGGCGCTTCTAAGGTAAACTGGGTTATGGCTTATGTGTCAGATAATAAGAATACCCCCGAGCTAGGTGACGGAAGCCAGTCCAATGTTTTCAGACGTGGCAACCCAAGGAATCAGGCGAACTGGCCTCCCGATGACTGGACTGACAGGGCGGCTGGCAATGACTATTTTACACTGGTAAAGTGGGCAGGTGTACCGGGAGGCGGCGCTACTTTTGTGCCGTCAGCGGTAGGAAGCGAGTTGAAAAAAGCGGTTATCCGCACGAGTGCATTGCTTTCCCCTGTGTGGACGGAAAAAAGTACGGCTACTGATTTTGTCACTGGTAACGGGGATCATGTTTCCCTTATTACCTCCAGCAGTGCCGGAACTTCTACCTATTACGACGATTTTGCTATTCAGTTGGACCAGAAGGCTGGAACGGGTTTCCTGCCGCCTGTTCAGCAGTAA
- a CDS encoding type IV pilus twitching motility protein PilT codes for MNNLDTLIKNAMQSGYSDLHLTGGHPVVFRKDGKIGFLTDTRFSPKEMDGLAGTLLTNRERAMLQSRFSVDLARSMQGVRVRMNVFATSRGISISIRMLPGRPPTLDHLNLHPLIRQACRLPKGLILICGSTGSGKSTTIAAMVDEINQTRSEHIITLEDPIEYRFASAKSYVEQRELGTHMPSFDQGLRDVLRQDPDVIVVGELREPETIRLTLNAVESGHLVIASLHATHSEDAFYRICNSFQPEIQDLVRNQLASTLALLVVQHLEYLPEAGFRVPVLSLLQGSSGVKGLIRENRFSQIESAIQMGKEGGMMTQEQYRRDFLKKQQNLMPPFRIFRPSREDVTDPSYASSLVLDEQRPVQAPGILSALGELTGDGSIKKSIPTSLHHAGEDAYEIQEDGMSMSDIIKNL; via the coding sequence ATGAACAACCTTGACACACTCATTAAAAACGCCATGCAGTCCGGGTACTCCGATCTGCATCTAACGGGCGGGCATCCGGTGGTGTTCCGTAAAGACGGGAAAATCGGTTTTCTGACGGATACCCGTTTTTCCCCAAAGGAGATGGATGGACTGGCAGGGACCCTTTTGACAAACCGTGAAAGGGCCATGCTGCAGTCCCGTTTTTCCGTGGATCTGGCGCGCTCCATGCAGGGTGTGCGAGTGCGGATGAATGTGTTTGCCACATCCCGGGGTATCAGCATTTCCATCCGCATGCTGCCCGGCCGTCCGCCGACTCTGGATCATCTGAACCTCCATCCCCTGATCCGTCAGGCCTGCCGCCTCCCCAAGGGGCTGATTCTTATCTGCGGTTCCACAGGCTCCGGTAAATCCACCACCATTGCTGCCATGGTGGATGAGATCAATCAGACCCGCAGTGAGCACATCATTACTCTGGAAGATCCCATTGAATACCGCTTTGCCTCGGCAAAATCCTATGTGGAGCAGAGGGAGCTGGGTACCCATATGCCTTCCTTTGATCAGGGTTTGAGGGACGTGCTGCGTCAGGATCCGGATGTCATTGTGGTGGGGGAGCTGCGGGAGCCGGAAACCATCCGTCTGACCCTTAATGCCGTGGAGTCCGGTCATCTGGTCATAGCGAGCCTCCATGCCACCCATTCTGAAGATGCCTTTTACCGTATCTGTAATTCTTTTCAGCCGGAAATTCAGGATCTGGTGCGCAACCAGCTGGCTTCCACCCTGGCCCTTCTGGTGGTACAGCATCTGGAATATCTGCCTGAAGCGGGTTTCCGGGTGCCCGTGCTGTCTCTTTTGCAGGGAAGTTCCGGAGTGAAGGGCCTGATTCGTGAGAATCGTTTTTCCCAGATAGAAAGTGCCATACAGATGGGCAAGGAGGGAGGGATGATGACGCAGGAGCAGTATCGCAGGGATTTTTTAAAAAAACAGCAGAATCTCATGCCTCCTTTCCGTATTTTCCGGCCTTCCAGAGAGGATGTTACCGATCCTTCCTATGCGTCTTCTCTCGTGCTGGATGAGCAGAGGCCGGTTCAGGCACCGGGAATTTTGTCAGCCCTGGGTGAGCTGACGGGAGATGGCAGTATCAAAAAAAGCATCCCCACCAGTTTGCATCATGCCGGTGAGGATGCCTATGAAATTCAGGAAGACGGGATGTCCATGTCGGATATTATTAAGAACCTGTAG
- a CDS encoding class I SAM-dependent methyltransferase, producing the protein MITVDFRRMNIQPGWKILDIGSGPGRHTAAAYGLEKVTAIGADLSHEDLLSAQERLQNHDMMGWHGGGSWGLSTADITQLPFRDHAFDAVICSEVMEHIPDDASAARELVRVARPGADVVVSVPRFWPEQICWWLAKDYSHANQGHIRIYRKKDIIRILEKSGLTYQGCGYAHSLHSPFWWLKCLVGPTKNQHPAVRLYHRFLVWDIMEKPALTRFMDRMLNPVMGKSLVLYFRKPL; encoded by the coding sequence GTGATCACCGTTGATTTCCGTCGCATGAACATACAGCCGGGTTGGAAAATTCTGGATATCGGCAGCGGACCCGGCCGCCATACGGCGGCCGCCTATGGCCTTGAAAAAGTTACGGCCATTGGAGCTGACCTCAGCCACGAAGACCTCCTTTCCGCGCAGGAACGTCTTCAGAATCATGACATGATGGGATGGCATGGCGGAGGGTCATGGGGACTCAGCACCGCCGACATCACCCAACTCCCCTTCCGGGACCATGCCTTTGACGCCGTCATCTGCTCTGAAGTCATGGAGCACATTCCTGATGATGCCTCTGCCGCCCGGGAGCTGGTCCGGGTGGCCAGACCCGGAGCAGACGTTGTGGTCAGTGTTCCCCGTTTCTGGCCGGAACAGATCTGCTGGTGGCTGGCCAAAGACTACAGCCATGCCAATCAGGGCCACATACGGATCTACAGAAAAAAAGACATCATCCGCATCCTTGAAAAAAGCGGACTGACCTATCAAGGCTGCGGCTATGCCCACAGCCTTCACAGTCCGTTCTGGTGGCTCAAGTGCCTTGTCGGCCCCACAAAAAATCAGCACCCTGCTGTCCGGCTCTACCACCGTTTTCTTGTGTGGGATATCATGGAAAAACCGGCACTGACGCGCTTTATGGACCGCATGCTGAACCCGGTTATGGGCAAAAGCCTTGTGCTCTATTTCCGTAAGCCCCTGTAA
- a CDS encoding glycosyltransferase family 4 protein has translation MSENQEKPLRICMISYRSNPHSGGQGVYIRNLAKALCDLGHEVDVLAGPPDPLLEGGARLIPVPTLDLYNPEALFRTPRIEELKDPVNLMEWLSISTMGYPEPFTFGFRAVRFLKNRLHDYDIIHDNQSLSYGIQQISQKIPTVATIHHPMTVDRKLAIRSVRAPWKKFKHLRWYSFIGMQKRVSRKLPRIITVSEFSKKDIAREYAISPSRFSVVPNGISTELFFPMPEIQREPGRLIVTNSADMPLKGLYHLLQALEKVSRTHSVRLTVIGKPKEKGGIEKLIRKLNIGHIIDFTGRIDHWQFVREYARASIAVVPSLYEGFGLPVGEAMATATPVISTTGGALPEVAGDAALLVPPGNADALAEAICELLDDPARRERLGAAGYARVHEHFTWKNAAEKTVETYREVIRDHR, from the coding sequence ATGTCAGAAAACCAGGAAAAACCCTTACGCATATGCATGATCAGCTACCGCAGCAATCCCCATTCCGGCGGTCAGGGGGTGTATATACGAAATCTTGCCAAGGCCCTCTGTGATCTTGGTCATGAAGTGGACGTACTGGCCGGGCCTCCGGACCCTCTTCTCGAAGGAGGAGCCAGACTGATTCCCGTTCCAACGCTGGATCTTTACAATCCCGAGGCTCTGTTCCGCACCCCTCGCATTGAGGAGCTCAAAGATCCCGTCAATCTCATGGAGTGGCTCAGCATTTCCACCATGGGCTATCCCGAACCCTTCACCTTCGGTTTCCGGGCTGTTCGCTTCCTCAAAAACCGGCTCCACGACTACGATATCATCCATGACAACCAGAGCCTTTCCTACGGCATTCAGCAGATCAGCCAGAAAATTCCCACCGTTGCCACCATACACCACCCCATGACCGTTGACCGGAAACTCGCCATCCGCAGCGTCCGGGCTCCATGGAAAAAATTCAAGCACCTCCGCTGGTATTCCTTCATCGGCATGCAGAAAAGGGTGAGCAGAAAACTACCCAGAATTATCACCGTAAGTGAATTTTCTAAAAAAGACATCGCCCGGGAATATGCCATTTCTCCCTCCCGCTTTTCCGTTGTTCCCAATGGCATTTCAACGGAACTGTTCTTTCCCATGCCCGAAATCCAAAGGGAGCCGGGACGCCTGATCGTCACCAACAGCGCGGATATGCCCCTAAAGGGCCTCTACCACCTGCTGCAGGCTCTGGAAAAAGTATCCCGCACCCATTCCGTACGCCTTACGGTCATTGGAAAACCCAAGGAAAAGGGTGGTATTGAGAAACTGATCCGCAAACTCAACATAGGCCATATTATTGATTTTACAGGAAGAATAGACCACTGGCAATTTGTGCGGGAATATGCCAGAGCCTCCATTGCCGTTGTCCCCTCCCTTTATGAAGGCTTCGGGCTTCCCGTGGGCGAGGCCATGGCAACGGCCACACCGGTTATCTCCACCACCGGGGGAGCCCTTCCCGAGGTTGCCGGAGATGCGGCACTTCTTGTTCCGCCGGGGAATGCGGATGCCCTGGCAGAAGCCATCTGCGAACTGCTGGATGACCCTGCCCGAAGAGAACGGCTGGGAGCGGCGGGGTATGCCCGTGTGCATGAACACTTCACATGGAAAAATGCTGCGGAAAAAACCGTAGAAACCTACAGGGAGGTTATCCGTGATCACCGTTGA
- a CDS encoding dihydrofolate reductase family protein, which yields MAETGDRVRVILVMARTLDGRTARGPGDPLGWTERADKVHFADFTRRVGVVIMGAKTFDAMGAPLPGRKNIVFTRSPEKRAGNSPNLVFTSGPVEKVLANLADQGYREAALIGGSELNAVFARKGCIDEMMVTVSPLFFGEGPGLFAETVSMDLQLAGVKLLGENSLLLHYRVRNGG from the coding sequence ATGGCGGAAACCGGGGATAGGGTTCGCGTCATTCTGGTTATGGCACGGACCCTGGACGGCAGGACGGCACGGGGGCCGGGTGATCCTCTGGGTTGGACGGAAAGGGCGGATAAAGTTCATTTTGCAGATTTCACCCGGCGCGTGGGAGTGGTCATCATGGGGGCAAAAACCTTTGATGCCATGGGAGCTCCTCTGCCGGGGCGAAAAAATATTGTTTTTACCCGGTCTCCGGAAAAACGGGCGGGAAACAGCCCGAACCTTGTGTTCACATCCGGACCCGTGGAAAAGGTGCTGGCTAATCTTGCGGATCAGGGATACAGAGAAGCGGCCCTTATTGGCGGCAGTGAGTTGAATGCTGTTTTTGCCAGAAAGGGCTGCATTGATGAAATGATGGTGACGGTCTCTCCCCTTTTTTTTGGTGAGGGGCCGGGCCTTTTTGCTGAAACGGTATCCATGGATTTGCAACTGGCTGGCGTGAAGCTTCTGGGGGAGAACTCCCTGCTTCTTCACTACAGAGTACGGAATGGGGGATGA